From a region of the Sinorhizobium sp. B11 genome:
- a CDS encoding M81 family metallopeptidase, protein MRIAVGGIHIECSTYNPVLNQEADFRVVRGEDLLAAPYFAFLKDYEAEFLPTIHARAIAGGPVARHTYEAFKAEFLERLKPLLPLDGLYLAMHGAMYVEGMEDAEGDWISAARALVGDDCTVSASYDLHGNVTQRIIDALDMYSTYRTAPHIDVEETMRRSVSMLVKSLKSGEKPTLLWAPIPVVLPGERTSTVDEPAKSLYAELPGIDALDGVWDASLMVGYVWADEPRATAAAIMTGTDRAILEREAKRLAKAYWDVREEFVFGCETGSAEECVAKAITSPTGPVVLAESGDNPTGGGVGDRADVLAELVARGATGVVFAGIADKTATERCYAAGIGTTLELTVGASLDAKDSKPVTGQFTVKFLHETTDATDRQAVVSIGGIDLVLSAKRRPYHNIVDFTRLGLEPRTASIVVVKSGYLSPEIAPIANPSLMALSPGVVDQFVERLPRLRKAHPTYPFDKDFSFDPQAFLSARSMNR, encoded by the coding sequence TGAATTCCTGCCGACGATCCATGCCCGCGCCATTGCCGGCGGCCCTGTCGCCCGTCACACCTACGAAGCCTTCAAGGCTGAATTCCTGGAGCGCTTGAAGCCGCTCCTGCCGCTCGACGGACTCTATCTGGCAATGCATGGCGCCATGTATGTCGAAGGCATGGAAGATGCGGAAGGCGACTGGATCAGCGCAGCCCGTGCGCTCGTTGGCGATGATTGTACGGTCTCGGCAAGCTACGACCTGCATGGCAATGTTACCCAGCGCATCATCGACGCGCTCGACATGTATTCCACCTACCGCACTGCGCCGCATATCGATGTCGAAGAAACGATGCGCCGCTCTGTCTCCATGCTGGTGAAGAGCCTGAAGTCGGGGGAAAAACCCACCCTGCTCTGGGCGCCGATCCCGGTCGTCCTGCCGGGTGAACGCACCAGCACCGTCGATGAACCGGCAAAGAGCCTTTATGCCGAACTGCCCGGCATCGATGCGCTCGACGGCGTCTGGGATGCCTCGCTGATGGTCGGCTATGTCTGGGCCGACGAGCCGCGGGCCACGGCTGCCGCCATCATGACCGGCACGGACCGCGCGATACTGGAGCGCGAGGCAAAACGTCTGGCAAAGGCTTATTGGGATGTGCGCGAAGAATTCGTCTTCGGCTGCGAAACCGGTTCGGCCGAGGAATGCGTCGCCAAGGCGATCACCAGCCCGACCGGCCCCGTCGTGCTCGCCGAATCCGGGGACAATCCGACCGGCGGCGGCGTCGGCGACCGAGCGGACGTACTGGCCGAACTGGTCGCAAGAGGCGCCACCGGTGTGGTTTTTGCCGGCATCGCCGACAAGACTGCAACGGAGAGATGTTATGCGGCAGGGATCGGCACGACGCTGGAGCTGACTGTCGGCGCTTCGCTCGATGCCAAAGACAGCAAGCCGGTGACGGGACAGTTCACGGTGAAGTTCCTGCACGAGACCACCGACGCTACCGACCGCCAGGCTGTCGTCTCCATCGGCGGCATCGATCTGGTCCTCTCCGCCAAGCGCCGCCCCTACCACAATATCGTCGATTTCACCCGCCTCGGGCTCGAGCCGCGCACGGCAAGCATCGTTGTCGTCAAGTCAGGCTACCTGTCGCCGGAAATCGCGCCGATTGCCAATCCGAGCCTCATGGCATTGTCCCCCGGCGTCGTCGATCAGTTCGTCGAGCGACTTCCGCGCCTGCGCAAAGCGCACCCGACCTATCCTTTCGACAAGGATTTCAGCTTCGACCCGCAGGCCTTCCTTTCCGCGCGCTCCATGAACCGCTGA
- a CDS encoding FadR family transcriptional regulator has translation MDEAQGNSNYALEKLRALLQSDSLDADGKLPTERTLSEILGVSRRSIRRALEVLEAEGRIWRRQGSGTFAGKRPDGWSNHVDSIIADTDLMEIMEVRLRVEPQLAQLAAIRAKAADMERMYDLVKKIYESTDADGRELWDGALHRQIAQCAGNSFFLTIFDVINRVRQDEAWQAIRERARSASRTREVTHGQHTAIVDAIAARDPGKAGEAMRQHLLTLQESLVRITSLDHGELVAEKEPS, from the coding sequence ATGGACGAAGCACAAGGCAATTCGAACTATGCGCTGGAGAAGCTGAGGGCTCTCCTGCAGTCGGATAGTCTCGATGCCGATGGCAAGCTGCCAACCGAACGTACGCTCTCCGAAATCCTCGGGGTCAGCCGCCGCTCCATCCGCCGTGCACTGGAAGTACTGGAAGCCGAAGGCCGCATCTGGCGCCGGCAAGGCTCCGGCACCTTTGCCGGCAAGCGGCCGGATGGCTGGAGCAACCATGTCGATTCCATCATCGCCGACACCGATCTCATGGAGATCATGGAAGTGCGCTTGCGCGTCGAGCCGCAGCTCGCGCAGCTTGCCGCCATACGCGCCAAGGCAGCCGATATGGAGCGCATGTATGATCTGGTGAAAAAGATCTACGAAAGCACGGATGCCGACGGCCGCGAACTCTGGGACGGCGCGCTGCATCGCCAGATTGCCCAATGCGCCGGCAACTCATTCTTTCTCACGATCTTCGACGTCATCAACCGCGTGCGCCAGGACGAAGCCTGGCAGGCGATCCGCGAGCGCGCCCGCAGCGCCAGCCGGACGCGCGAAGTCACCCATGGCCAGCACACGGCCATCGTCGACGCTATCGCCGCGCGTGACCCAGGAAAGGCCGGCGAAGCCATGCGCCAACACCTGCTGACGCTGCAGGAAAGCCTCGTCCGCATCACCTCTCTCGACCATGGCGAATTGGTGGCCGAGAAGGAGCCCAGCTGA
- a CDS encoding ABC transporter substrate-binding protein has translation MKLAKLLTTAAAAALFALPAFAVELKIGLQDDADVLDPAQSRTFVGRIVYTAMCDKLVDVSPDLKIVPQLATEWNWSADGKELTMKLRQGVKFQDETPFNAEAVVATIERNMTLPESRRKSELSSVQKVEASGEYEVKFTLKSPDVTLLAQLSDRAGMIVSPKAAKELGAKFGDHPVCAGPFKFVERIQQDRIVLEKFQDYWNKDNVFIDKLTYLPIPDSTVRLANLRSGDLDMIERLAATDAETVKSDANLVYKDVVNTGWLGIYANVGNGARADNPIGKDKRLRQAFSLAIDREAAMQIVFEGTGVAGNQPFPPSSPWFDKDVPVPARDVEKAKALVKAAGFDRVPVEMQVPNSPVTMQMMQIIQSMVAEAGFDVSLKATEFATLLNEQTAGNYQLSRSDWSGRVDPDGNIQQFVTCGAGLNDSKYCNADVDKLLTEARQSTDDSVRKQKYDAATAILNDDLPIIFIGHQSWIWALHKNITGFVASPDGMIRLVGVKKEG, from the coding sequence ATGAAACTCGCCAAATTGCTGACGACCGCCGCAGCAGCAGCGCTTTTTGCGCTTCCCGCTTTCGCGGTCGAACTGAAGATCGGCCTCCAGGACGACGCCGACGTGCTCGATCCCGCACAGTCGCGCACCTTCGTCGGTCGCATCGTCTATACCGCGATGTGCGACAAGCTCGTTGACGTCTCGCCGGACTTGAAGATCGTGCCGCAGCTCGCAACCGAATGGAACTGGTCGGCTGACGGCAAGGAGCTCACAATGAAGCTCCGCCAGGGCGTGAAGTTCCAGGACGAAACGCCCTTTAACGCCGAAGCCGTCGTCGCCACCATCGAGCGCAACATGACCCTGCCGGAATCGCGTCGCAAGAGCGAGTTGAGCTCCGTGCAGAAGGTCGAGGCGTCAGGCGAATATGAAGTCAAGTTCACGCTGAAGAGCCCAGATGTCACCTTGCTCGCCCAGCTTTCTGACCGCGCGGGCATGATCGTCTCGCCGAAGGCTGCAAAGGAACTCGGCGCGAAGTTCGGCGACCATCCTGTTTGCGCCGGCCCGTTCAAATTTGTCGAACGTATCCAACAGGACCGTATCGTGCTCGAGAAGTTCCAGGACTACTGGAACAAGGACAATGTCTTCATCGACAAGCTGACCTACCTGCCGATCCCGGATTCGACCGTACGCCTGGCCAACCTGCGCTCGGGCGATCTCGACATGATCGAACGCCTGGCCGCCACCGATGCCGAGACGGTCAAGAGCGACGCGAACCTCGTTTACAAGGATGTTGTCAACACCGGCTGGCTCGGCATCTATGCCAATGTCGGCAATGGCGCGCGTGCAGACAATCCGATCGGCAAGGACAAGCGCCTGCGCCAGGCCTTCTCGCTGGCAATCGATCGTGAAGCCGCCATGCAGATCGTTTTCGAAGGCACGGGCGTTGCCGGTAACCAGCCTTTCCCGCCGAGCAGCCCCTGGTTCGACAAGGATGTCCCGGTACCCGCTCGTGACGTCGAAAAGGCGAAGGCCCTTGTCAAGGCTGCAGGCTTCGACCGTGTGCCGGTCGAAATGCAGGTTCCGAACAGCCCGGTCACGATGCAGATGATGCAGATCATCCAGTCGATGGTTGCCGAAGCCGGTTTCGATGTCAGCCTGAAAGCGACGGAATTTGCGACCCTGCTCAATGAGCAGACCGCCGGCAACTACCAGCTCAGCCGCTCGGACTGGTCCGGCCGCGTCGATCCGGATGGCAATATCCAGCAGTTCGTCACCTGCGGCGCGGGCCTGAACGACAGCAAATATTGCAACGCTGACGTCGACAAGCTTCTGACCGAAGCGCGCCAGTCCACGGATGACTCCGTGCGCAAGCAGAAATACGATGCCGCGACCGCAATCCTCAACGACGATTTGCCGATCATCTTCATTGGCCACCAGTCCTGGATCTGGGCGCTGCACAAAAACATCACCGGCTTCGTTGCTTCTCCCGACGGCATGATCCGCCTCGTCGGCGTGAAGAAGGAAGGCTGA
- a CDS encoding ABC transporter permease translates to MYRFIAKRLLVAIPTLLIISVFVFSLQKLLPGDPVLAMAGEERDPQVLEFLREKYHLNDPVPYQYFYWLGSALQGDLGISLRTNQPVLELVAEKLPVTIQLAIMSMIFAFVIGVPMGILAAVKKNTIIDYLANIIALSGLSIPNFWLGIMLILLISVNLGWLPASGYEPFFSNPLRSIETMIMPSFVLGNALAATLMRHTRSAMLSVLSADYIRTARAKGLSESSVVLEHSFRNAVLPIVTLSALLFGELLAGAVLTEQIFTIPGFGKLIVDAVFNRDYAVVQGVVICTAIGFILMNLVADILYVLLNPRMRASL, encoded by the coding sequence ATGTACAGGTTCATCGCCAAGCGGCTGCTGGTCGCCATTCCAACTTTGCTGATCATTTCGGTCTTCGTCTTCTCCCTGCAGAAACTTCTGCCGGGCGACCCGGTTCTGGCCATGGCTGGCGAAGAGCGCGATCCGCAGGTGCTGGAATTCCTGCGGGAAAAATATCATCTCAACGACCCTGTTCCCTATCAGTATTTCTACTGGCTGGGCTCCGCGCTTCAGGGCGATCTCGGCATATCGCTGCGTACCAACCAGCCGGTTCTCGAGCTCGTGGCCGAGAAACTGCCGGTCACCATTCAGCTCGCGATCATGTCGATGATCTTCGCATTCGTGATCGGCGTGCCGATGGGCATTCTGGCCGCCGTCAAGAAGAACACCATCATCGATTATCTCGCCAACATCATCGCTCTCTCAGGCCTGTCGATCCCCAATTTCTGGCTCGGCATCATGCTGATCCTGCTGATCTCGGTGAACCTCGGCTGGCTTCCGGCTTCGGGCTACGAGCCCTTCTTCTCCAACCCGCTGCGCTCGATCGAAACCATGATCATGCCCTCCTTCGTGCTCGGCAATGCGCTCGCCGCCACCTTGATGCGCCACACCCGTTCGGCCATGCTGAGCGTCCTGAGTGCTGATTATATCCGCACGGCACGCGCCAAGGGGCTGTCGGAGAGTTCGGTGGTGCTGGAGCATAGTTTTCGCAATGCCGTATTGCCGATCGTAACGCTCAGCGCCCTGCTATTCGGCGAGTTGCTCGCTGGTGCGGTTCTGACCGAGCAGATCTTCACCATTCCCGGTTTCGGCAAGCTTATTGTCGATGCCGTCTTCAATCGCGATTACGCCGTCGTCCAGGGCGTCGTCATCTGCACGGCGATCGGCTTCATTCTGATGAACCTCGTCGCTGACATCCTCTACGTTCTCCTCAATCCGCGCATGAGGGCTTCGCTATGA
- a CDS encoding ABC transporter permease produces MTAIDQVAATPVVSTEQRSPSRAWRKLKANKGALVGLAIIAFFAILAIIAPLLPLPDPNATSWSTIRKAPSAAHWLGTDDIGRDILSRMIWGAQASLMAGVFSVAIAVLIGVPFGLISGYFGGWIDMIISRITEAFLAMPFLITAIALAAFLGPSLSNAMIAIGLSAMPIFVRLTRGQVLAVKTEEYIEGARSIGLRHSSIITRYILPNVFAPILVQATLTIATAIIAEASLSFLGLGQQPPAPSWGSMLNVAKNFLSQAPWMAMWPGIAIFLVVIGFNLLGDGLRDALDPREA; encoded by the coding sequence ATGACCGCCATCGATCAAGTCGCGGCCACACCCGTTGTCTCGACCGAGCAACGCTCGCCAAGCCGCGCCTGGCGCAAGCTCAAGGCCAACAAGGGCGCGCTCGTCGGCCTCGCCATCATCGCCTTCTTCGCAATCCTTGCCATCATCGCGCCACTCCTGCCGCTTCCCGACCCGAATGCGACAAGCTGGTCGACAATCCGCAAGGCCCCGTCAGCCGCCCACTGGCTCGGCACGGATGACATCGGTCGCGACATCCTCTCCCGAATGATCTGGGGCGCTCAGGCCTCGTTGATGGCGGGCGTCTTTTCCGTAGCGATTGCCGTCCTCATCGGCGTACCCTTTGGCCTGATCTCAGGCTATTTCGGCGGCTGGATCGACATGATCATCTCCCGCATCACCGAGGCCTTTCTGGCAATGCCTTTCCTGATCACCGCGATTGCGCTCGCGGCCTTTCTCGGCCCGAGCCTGAGCAATGCTATGATCGCGATCGGCCTTTCGGCCATGCCGATCTTCGTACGCTTGACGCGCGGGCAGGTGCTGGCAGTCAAGACCGAGGAATATATCGAAGGTGCGCGGTCCATCGGTCTGCGTCACTCCAGCATCATCACCCGCTACATCCTGCCAAATGTCTTCGCGCCGATCCTCGTACAGGCGACGTTGACGATCGCAACCGCGATCATCGCCGAAGCCAGTCTCTCCTTCCTCGGCCTCGGCCAGCAGCCACCGGCACCAAGCTGGGGCTCGATGCTGAACGTTGCCAAGAACTTCCTGAGCCAGGCACCGTGGATGGCGATGTGGCCAGGCATTGCCATCTTCCTCGTCGTTATCGGTTTCAATCTCTTGGGCGACGGCCTGCGCGATGCGCTCGATCCGCGCGAAGCATGA
- a CDS encoding gamma-glutamyltransferase family protein has translation MTVFTTRPEILGTFGVVTSTHWIASAVGMSILEKGGNAFDAAVATGFTLQILEPHLVGPGGDMPAIIYSKKKDRVEVICAQGPAPAGATIEHYTSEGLKLIPGDGLLATVIPGSFDGWMLMLRDYGRLSVRDVLEPAIYYAENGHPLLPRVSATIKGLAEFFEKEWPTSYETWVPGGSVPEPNSNFKNPVLAETWKRIISEAEAKQGREAQIEAARDAFYRGFVAEKIANYLKTAEVMDASGNSHKAVLTADDMANWSATIEEPQTYDYHGWTVAKIGPWGQGPVFLQTLSILKGMDIAAMAPDGADFVHTVTEAMKLAFADREIYYGDPKFAEVPVDQLLSDTYAATRRKLITDEASFDLRPGKLPGFEQQYDVTMDMLGADSKTGAVYEPTMAHLREKRGDTVHIDVIDREGNMVSVTPSGGWLQSSPIIPGLGFCLNSRAQMFWLKPGLPTSLAPGKRPRTTLTPSLALYEGRPTLAFGTPGGDQQEQWQLSFFLRYVHHKMNLQAAIDQPLFHTSHFPGSFYPRTREPGGLMVEGNFSADVLENLRARGHALTVSDPWSIGRLTAARRDADGLLRAAATPRLMQAYAIGR, from the coding sequence ATGACCGTATTCACGACCCGCCCCGAAATTCTGGGCACATTCGGCGTCGTTACCTCAACGCACTGGATCGCTTCCGCCGTTGGCATGAGCATCCTGGAAAAGGGCGGCAACGCCTTCGATGCGGCGGTTGCTACCGGCTTCACATTGCAGATCCTGGAGCCGCATCTCGTCGGCCCGGGCGGCGACATGCCGGCGATCATCTATTCCAAGAAAAAGGACAGGGTCGAGGTTATCTGTGCCCAAGGCCCTGCGCCCGCCGGCGCCACTATCGAACACTATACGTCCGAGGGCCTGAAACTGATCCCAGGCGACGGCCTGCTGGCAACTGTCATTCCCGGCTCCTTCGATGGCTGGATGCTGATGCTACGCGATTACGGCCGGCTGAGCGTGCGTGACGTTCTGGAACCGGCGATCTATTACGCCGAAAACGGCCATCCGCTGCTGCCGCGCGTCTCCGCAACCATCAAGGGTCTTGCCGAATTCTTTGAAAAGGAATGGCCGACCTCCTACGAAACCTGGGTACCCGGAGGGTCCGTTCCCGAACCCAATTCCAACTTCAAGAACCCGGTTCTGGCCGAGACCTGGAAGCGCATCATTTCCGAGGCCGAAGCCAAGCAGGGTCGCGAGGCCCAGATTGAAGCCGCCCGCGACGCCTTCTACCGCGGTTTCGTCGCCGAAAAGATCGCAAACTACTTGAAGACCGCCGAAGTGATGGATGCGAGCGGCAACAGCCACAAGGCGGTGCTGACGGCCGACGACATGGCGAATTGGTCGGCAACGATCGAAGAACCGCAGACCTACGACTATCACGGCTGGACGGTTGCCAAGATCGGCCCCTGGGGCCAGGGTCCGGTCTTCCTGCAGACCCTGTCGATCCTCAAGGGCATGGACATCGCCGCAATGGCGCCTGATGGAGCCGACTTCGTCCATACCGTGACCGAAGCCATGAAACTCGCCTTCGCCGATCGAGAGATCTACTATGGTGATCCCAAATTCGCCGAGGTGCCGGTCGATCAGCTTCTGTCTGACACCTACGCCGCCACCCGCCGCAAACTCATCACAGACGAGGCCTCCTTCGACCTGCGTCCCGGGAAGCTGCCCGGCTTCGAGCAGCAATACGATGTGACGATGGACATGCTCGGCGCCGATTCCAAGACCGGGGCCGTCTACGAGCCGACCATGGCGCACCTGAGGGAAAAGCGCGGCGACACTGTTCATATCGACGTCATCGACCGCGAAGGCAACATGGTGTCTGTCACGCCCTCGGGCGGTTGGCTGCAGTCCTCGCCGATCATCCCGGGTCTTGGTTTCTGCCTGAATTCGCGCGCCCAGATGTTCTGGCTGAAGCCCGGCCTGCCGACCTCCCTTGCTCCCGGCAAACGCCCGCGCACGACACTGACGCCCTCACTTGCCCTCTACGAAGGCCGGCCGACACTCGCCTTCGGCACCCCCGGCGGCGACCAGCAGGAACAGTGGCAGCTTTCCTTCTTCCTGCGTTATGTGCACCACAAGATGAACCTGCAGGCGGCGATCGACCAGCCGCTCTTCCACACCTCGCATTTCCCTGGTTCCTTCTATCCGCGCACACGTGAGCCGGGCGGTCTGATGGTGGAAGGCAATTTCAGCGCCGATGTGCTCGAGAACCTGCGCGCCCGCGGCCACGCGCTCACTGTCTCCGACCCCTGGAGTATCGGCCGCCTGACCGCCGCGCGCCGCGATGCAGATGGACTGCTGCGTGCAGCTGCAACGCCACGCCTCATGCAGGCCTATGCGATCGGGAGATAG
- a CDS encoding DUF1028 domain-containing protein, which produces MTWSIVARDPGTGYLGIAVATRFFAVGGLVPHIRGAIGAVATQAFVSPLYGTDGLAMLAEGKAPDEIIAELTGRDAGHDQRQLHLIDAQGRNAAFTGAKCIDWAGHLVDDSVSVAGNMLAGPQVVAETLATYKKAMDKPFIERLLESMQAGEDAGGDKRGKQSAALLVHRDQDYPWLSIRADDHPDPLAELRRLHAVAQERYMHVAETMATKANPNGMIDRREIDEKIAALEAARIAEGRPSASLATPLKI; this is translated from the coding sequence ATGACATGGTCCATCGTCGCCCGTGATCCCGGCACAGGCTATCTCGGCATTGCCGTCGCCACCCGCTTCTTTGCGGTCGGCGGCTTGGTGCCGCATATCCGCGGCGCTATCGGCGCGGTCGCCACCCAGGCCTTCGTCAGCCCGCTCTACGGCACCGACGGGCTTGCCATGCTTGCCGAGGGCAAGGCGCCGGATGAGATCATCGCCGAACTGACCGGCCGTGACGCCGGCCACGATCAGCGCCAGCTTCATCTGATCGATGCCCAGGGCCGTAACGCGGCCTTCACCGGCGCCAAATGCATCGATTGGGCCGGTCACCTGGTCGACGATAGTGTTTCCGTCGCCGGCAATATGCTGGCAGGTCCTCAAGTCGTCGCCGAGACGCTTGCGACCTACAAGAAGGCAATGGACAAGCCTTTCATCGAGCGCCTGCTGGAATCCATGCAGGCCGGCGAGGATGCCGGTGGCGACAAGCGTGGCAAACAGTCTGCCGCCCTCCTCGTCCACCGTGATCAGGATTATCCCTGGCTCAGCATCAGGGCAGACGATCATCCCGATCCGCTCGCGGAATTGCGCCGGCTCCATGCAGTAGCGCAGGAACGCTACATGCACGTCGCCGAGACGATGGCGACGAAGGCCAATCCCAATGGAATGATCGACAGGCGCGAGATCGATGAAAAGATCGCGGCGCTGGAAGCCGCGCGCATTGCGGAAGGACGACCGTCCGCCTCACTTGCCACGCCTTTGAAGATTTGA